The following proteins are co-located in the Corynebacterium aquilae DSM 44791 genome:
- a CDS encoding MFS transporter, with protein MPLTTADTPAAPQRATALGVSSTEAHNARVFIAAQGLQNVGDQLVNAKTILPWVLHAGGVPGFLIALLVPIRESGSMLPQVRISAALASRPNRVRLWTLGAAGQAAAALGIALAAWQLEGMALGLTVVVLLGVLALARAVCSITSKDVQGRTISKGRRGRVSGLATAWGGGIAVTVGLGLKVAGSGLPSWALALLIGAGAASWAIAAFVFTRTIDQPDTAGTKRAKPRRAALKLLRDDAPFRHFVIVRSLLLVSALSPTFVVTMSHRHSDALTGLAPFVLASGVASLAGGRVSGWLSDRSSKNTMTFGALAVSVILVALILLEHSPARTFSGVILPAAFFLIALCHTAIRVARKTYVVDMAEGDKRTEYVAVANSAMGVVLLLVGAISGAFASLSPEAALGFLAAIGLVGVFFGSRMQEVSAKA; from the coding sequence ATGCCGTTGACCACCGCCGACACTCCCGCCGCACCACAGCGAGCCACCGCGCTTGGCGTTTCCTCCACCGAGGCCCACAACGCCCGCGTCTTCATCGCCGCCCAGGGCTTGCAAAACGTCGGCGACCAGCTCGTGAACGCCAAAACCATCCTGCCCTGGGTGCTGCACGCCGGCGGTGTCCCCGGGTTCCTCATCGCCTTGCTGGTACCGATTCGGGAATCCGGCAGCATGCTGCCCCAGGTGCGAATCAGTGCCGCCCTAGCAAGCCGCCCCAACCGGGTGCGCCTGTGGACGTTGGGGGCTGCCGGCCAAGCAGCTGCCGCTCTCGGCATCGCCCTAGCCGCCTGGCAATTAGAGGGCATGGCCTTGGGCCTGACGGTGGTGGTGCTGCTTGGCGTGCTGGCCCTGGCGCGGGCGGTGTGCTCCATTACCTCTAAGGATGTGCAAGGGCGCACCATTTCCAAGGGCCGGCGCGGCCGCGTCAGCGGCCTGGCGACCGCCTGGGGTGGTGGCATTGCTGTCACCGTGGGCCTGGGCTTGAAGGTGGCAGGCAGTGGCCTGCCCAGCTGGGCTCTCGCACTCCTGATCGGGGCGGGGGCTGCCAGTTGGGCTATCGCCGCATTCGTGTTCACCCGCACCATTGACCAGCCAGACACCGCCGGCACCAAACGCGCTAAGCCCCGCCGGGCAGCACTGAAACTGCTACGCGACGACGCGCCTTTCCGACACTTCGTCATCGTGCGCTCCCTGCTGTTGGTTTCTGCACTATCGCCCACTTTTGTGGTGACCATGAGCCACCGCCACAGCGACGCCCTGACCGGGCTTGCTCCCTTCGTTTTGGCCTCCGGGGTGGCGTCCCTGGCAGGTGGGCGGGTATCTGGCTGGCTTTCTGACCGCAGTTCCAAAAACACCATGACCTTCGGGGCACTGGCAGTCAGCGTGATTCTGGTGGCACTGATCCTGCTGGAGCACTCCCCCGCACGCACTTTCAGCGGCGTGATTTTGCCGGCCGCTTTCTTCTTAATCGCGCTGTGCCACACCGCCATTCGAGTAGCCCGCAAGACCTATGTGGTCGACATGGCCGAAGGCGACAAGCGCACTGAGTATGTGGCCGTGGCCAACAGTGCAATGGGAGTGGTGTTGCTGTTGGTGGGCGCGATCTCTGGTGCTTTTGCGTCCCTGTCCCCGGAGGCAGCCCTGGGCTTTTTGGCCGCCATCGGCCTGGTGGGCGTGTTTTTCGGCTCGCGCATGCAGGAAGTCTCCGCCAAGGCTTAA
- a CDS encoding TetR/AcrR family transcriptional regulator, with translation MVRQRMSGKQRREQLISIGRALFAERGYEGTSVEEIAARAAVSKPVIYEHFGGKEGLYAVVVDREMVRLEAVITNALDTGRTRRRIEQAVLALLTYVEEHTDGFQILVRDITPGGERTYSTLLNDAVAQVSHILGGAFEQRGLDPDMAVLYGQALVGMVSMTAQWWLDTKTPDKEIVAAHIVNLCWNGLAGMDSNPQLKSLEHPLETTTNNPTPANYDSATESE, from the coding sequence ATGGTCAGGCAACGGATGAGCGGCAAACAACGACGAGAACAACTCATCAGCATCGGACGAGCACTGTTCGCCGAACGCGGATACGAAGGCACCAGCGTCGAAGAAATCGCCGCCCGGGCAGCAGTCAGCAAACCCGTCATCTACGAACACTTCGGCGGAAAAGAGGGCCTCTACGCCGTCGTCGTCGACCGCGAAATGGTGCGCCTCGAAGCGGTCATCACCAACGCCCTCGACACCGGGCGCACCCGCCGCCGCATCGAACAAGCCGTCCTCGCACTGTTGACCTACGTCGAAGAACACACCGACGGCTTCCAAATCTTGGTCCGCGACATCACCCCCGGCGGGGAACGCACCTACTCCACCCTCCTCAACGACGCCGTCGCCCAGGTCTCACACATTCTCGGTGGCGCCTTCGAACAACGCGGACTCGACCCAGACATGGCCGTCCTCTACGGGCAAGCGCTCGTCGGCATGGTCTCCATGACCGCCCAATGGTGGCTCGATACCAAAACCCCCGACAAAGAAATCGTCGCCGCCCACATCGTCAACCTGTGCTGGAACGGACTCGCCGGCATGGACAGCAACCCCCAACTCAAAAGCCTCGAGCACCCCCTCGAGACCACCACCAACAACCCCACACCAGCCAACTACGACAGCGCCACCGAATCCGAGTAG